The Candidatus Hepatincola sp. Av genome contains the following window.
ATTAATAGCTAATACTTAGTTTGCCGAAAATTACTAGCCACATTGTAGGCTTACCTATATAGCAAATAACAAGAGTTTATCTATAACAACTTACCTATAAAATTCCTTATAAAAGTTTTTTTAATTCCTCTTGCATATTTGAAAACAATGTGGTATAATACCAACTAAATTAGCTTAGCCTATTTGAGGATCAATCCCTTAGCCATTGCCATAGTTCAAACATTATCTTACAGCAAAATAGCAATCCTTAGCTTATAGCTAAATACTAACATTAGCTATGCAAAATGCTAAATATTTACTCTAGCAGAGGTGCTAACATTGGCAAGAGCATCTAGTAAATTCTAATGCCAACCAGTAGCATAACGGTGGTTATAGTTTTCATACGTATACCTAAGGTATTTATATACCTAAGGTATGGTAAAGTTCCCCCGCAATACCCCATTAGCCTTTAGTGTTTGATTCTAATCCCCCTTAATAATTTTCCGTAAAATTATAGTTAATTAATTATTATGCTTTTAAGTAATCCTGTTTTATATGATAGTGTTATTAGTTGTTGTATAAGTGTAGTGGTTGTGAAAGTTAATGGTAATAATTTATAATATACTATTACTATTAACTTTAAGAACACCATAAAATACTACTGCAAAATAACACAACAACTAACATATAAAAATATACTATGAAAAAATACTATAGTTTACAAAATCAACAGCATAGCCAACTAAACTTACAAAAGTACTTGGAACTATACCAGTTATCTATTACTAAGCCTAATGAATATTGGGGCAAGATAGCCCAGCAACTCCATTGGTTTCAACCTTTTACTAAAGTGAAAAACACTTCTTTTAAGGCAGATAAGGTGGTAATTAAATGGTTTGAAGATGGTTTAACTAATGCTTGTTATAACTGTATAGATGTTCACTTACCAACTAAAGCGAATGATACCGCTATAATTTGGGAAAGTAATGAAGTTGGTAAGGCTCAACATATTAGCTATAGGGAATTGCACCAGCAAGTTTGTAAGTTGGCTAATAGTTTACAAGCTATTGGGATTAAGCAAGGTGATGTGGTTACTATTTGTATGGGTATGGTGCCAGAGGCTATTTATGCCATGCTAGCTTGTGCTAGAATTGGAGCCATTCATTCGGTAGTATTTTCAGGTTTTTCGGCTATTTCTTTACGGGAAAGAATGGAAGATTGTGAATCCTCTTATTTAATTATTAGTGATGTGCTAAAACGAGGAGCCACCACTATTCCTTTAAAAGATAAAATGCAGGAGGAACTAAACAATTATCCTAAGTTAAAACAGGTTATTGTTTGTGCCAGAGAGCAAGGTAAACCGGCATGCAGTATGAATGCTAAAGATGTTAACTTAGCCGATTACATGGCTACTGCTTCTACTAATTGCCCTGCTACCCCAATGTTAGCTAACAATCCCTTGTTTATTTTATACACTAGTGGTTCCACGAATAAACCTAAGGGAATAGTCCATAGTACAGGTGGCTATTGTGTATATGTAAAGCATACTTTTGCTATTAATTTTGATTACCGCCCTGAAGAATTAATGTGGACAGCCGCCGATATTGGCTGGATCACAGGGCATTCTTATATTGTGTATGGACCATTGCTTAATGGGGCAAAAATTTTATTATATGAGGGAGTTCCTACTTACCCAAGCCCTGCTAGAATGTGGCAGATTTGCAAGGAGCATCAGGTTAATATTTTATATACTTCCCCTACTTTAATTCGTAGTTTAATGAAACTAGGGAATAAATATATTAATAAGGAAGATACTACTAGCCTAAGGTTGTTAGCCTCGGTGGGAGAACCTATTAATAAGGAAGCATGGGAATGGTATTTTAAAGTAGTAGGGCAAGAAAAAGCCTATGTGGTAGATACATGGTGGCAAACAGAAACAGGAGGCCATGCCATAGCTCCAATTCCTTATTTAGAAGAAATGCGTCCAACTGAAGCCTCATTACCTTGTTTTGGCATTAAACCAGTATTATTAAAGGAAAGTGGCAAGGTGGTTGAGGAGCCTTTGGTAGCAGGGGCTTTATGTTTGCAAGATAGTTGGCCGGGGCAAGCTATTACTATTTATAATAACCATGAACTTTTTGTAAAAACCTATTTTAGCCAATTTGCTGGGTTTTACTGTAGTGGAGATAACGCCATGTATACAGATAATGCCAAGCATATTAGAATT
Protein-coding sequences here:
- the acs gene encoding Acetyl-coenzyme A synthetase, with translation MKKYYSLQNQQHSQLNLQKYLELYQLSITKPNEYWGKIAQQLHWFQPFTKVKNTSFKADKVVIKWFEDGLTNACYNCIDVHLPTKANDTAIIWESNEVGKAQHISYRELHQQVCKLANSLQAIGIKQGDVVTICMGMVPEAIYAMLACARIGAIHSVVFSGFSAISLRERMEDCESSYLIISDVLKRGATTIPLKDKMQEELNNYPKLKQVIVCAREQGKPACSMNAKDVNLADYMATASTNCPATPMLANNPLFILYTSGSTNKPKGIVHSTGGYCVYVKHTFAINFDYRPEELMWTAADIGWITGHSYIVYGPLLNGAKILLYEGVPTYPSPARMWQICKEHQVNILYTSPTLIRSLMKLGNKYINKEDTTSLRLLASVGEPINKEAWEWYFKVVGQEKAYVVDTWWQTETGGHAIAPIPYLEEMRPTEASLPCFGIKPVLLKESGKVVEEPLVAGALCLQDSWPGQAITIYNNHELFVKTYFSQFAGFYCSGDNAMYTDNAKHIRIGGRIDDVVNVSGHRLNTAEIENIIDQHEDVVEAAVIGIEHAIKGQSLCIFVVTYAKHTEHQNIIKEVRALIEEYIGKIALPEKIFFVSDLPKTRSGKIMRRILRKIANKEFNALGDVSTLLNPEIIEELKKLT